The following are encoded together in the Candidatus Woesebacteria bacterium genome:
- a CDS encoding phosphodiester glycosidase family protein gives MNPERSGLVKVRNISLTLLFGLTSLAGDTANNTVYSNEVGTRATLSDGINYKQEIVDSPSTLRIHTIEIPDISRVGFLVTPPQTINGWETSAQTLVDQIGGVVDRFKVVVAVNANFFEPFESGIYPNYGDGINILGQAVSQGIEFSPPQEKYPVLCIGDILSVDESACPTETENVIAGNVLLINEGEIADFYDDNEKHPRTAMGISEDGKSLWIVVVDGRQKKSEGVTLTKLSEILLRYNVYQAINFDGGGSCTLIFVDENGNIKLLNIPVNKPSAYSPGRMGLTRNIGDSLMIGNSKE, from the coding sequence ATGAACCCGGAACGCAGCGGGTTAGTTAAGGTAAGAAATATTTCACTTACACTACTTTTCGGATTAACTTCTCTTGCGGGAGATACGGCTAATAATACTGTTTATTCTAATGAAGTCGGTACGCGTGCCACGTTAAGTGACGGAATAAATTATAAACAGGAAATAGTAGACAGCCCAAGCACTCTTCGTATCCATACGATTGAAATACCCGACATTTCCAGAGTGGGGTTTTTGGTTACGCCCCCTCAAACAATTAACGGTTGGGAAACGTCGGCGCAAACACTGGTTGACCAGATAGGGGGAGTAGTTGATAGATTTAAGGTGGTAGTAGCGGTTAATGCTAATTTTTTTGAACCGTTTGAATCCGGCATCTATCCTAACTACGGCGATGGTATTAATATTTTAGGACAGGCAGTATCACAAGGAATTGAATTCTCGCCTCCCCAGGAAAAATACCCTGTATTGTGTATCGGCGATATTTTGTCGGTAGACGAAAGTGCTTGTCCAACGGAAACTGAAAATGTGATTGCGGGTAACGTGCTTCTAATTAACGAGGGTGAAATTGCCGATTTTTATGATGATAACGAAAAACATCCCCGAACCGCGATGGGAATTAGTGAAGACGGAAAAAGCTTGTGGATCGTCGTTGTTGACGGACGCCAGAAGAAAAGTGAAGGAGTAACACTTACAAAATTGTCAGAGATACTTCTTAGATATAACGTCTATCAAGCGATTAACTTTGATGGCGGAGGATCTTGCACGCTCATTTTTGTTGATGAAAATGGCAACATCAAGTTACTAAATATTCCGGTGAATAAACCGTCGGCGTATTCACCAGGTCGTATGGGATTGACTAGAAACATAGGCGATAGTTTGATGATAGGAAATAGTAAGGAGTAA
- a CDS encoding class I SAM-dependent methyltransferase, whose amino-acid sequence MGKEYGIFDGERIDPSMLSLSYLLNQPEPKYGHKHTPWGMWHTLEIHQERYRFVNSLGDLGQILDVACGTGYGERLIKSSNYVVGVDLSYDALVFGRGMGSGRQYAVNANATSLPFGNDTFDTVVSFETMEHIPLDQVPHYLSEVQRVLGNSGRFVVSVPNRVFNNPGTSIDGSPVNPYHFFEPTIEDFQDLLSPHFQHIDYYYQTGKIFTPRNSVLGKMAKLPRVLQGRYARVNPLSDLNEGLEIPSTFIAVCRN is encoded by the coding sequence ATGGGAAAAGAATATGGCATATTTGATGGTGAAAGAATTGATCCTTCTATGCTTTCTTTGTCATATTTATTAAATCAACCTGAACCTAAGTATGGTCATAAACATACTCCATGGGGCATGTGGCATACCCTGGAAATTCACCAAGAGCGATACAGATTTGTTAATTCGTTGGGGGATCTGGGACAAATTTTAGATGTGGCTTGTGGGACGGGGTACGGAGAACGGTTAATTAAATCTTCAAATTATGTCGTCGGAGTTGATCTTAGTTACGATGCCTTAGTATTTGGTCGGGGAATGGGTTCAGGTCGTCAATATGCGGTAAATGCAAACGCGACATCGCTACCGTTTGGTAATGATACTTTTGATACTGTTGTAAGTTTCGAAACGATGGAACACATACCGCTAGATCAGGTGCCACACTATCTGAGTGAAGTACAAAGAGTTCTTGGTAATTCTGGACGATTTGTAGTTTCTGTCCCCAACAGAGTGTTTAATAATCCCGGTACAAGCATAGATGGCTCTCCTGTCAACCCATATCATTTTTTTGAACCAACGATTGAAGACTTTCAGGATTTATTATCTCCACATTTTCAACACATTGATTATTATTATCAAACGGGCAAAATATTTACGCCTCGAAATAGCGTTCTGGGGAAAATGGCTAAATTACCAAGAGTTTTACAGGGAAGATATGCACGAGTTAACCCCTTATCAGATTTAAACGAGGGCCTTGAAATTCCTTCGACTTTTATTGCAGTTTGTAGAAATTAA
- a CDS encoding SDR family NAD(P)-dependent oxidoreductase has protein sequence MELKEKTILITGSTDGLGKLLAQHFSDKGLRVIIHGKNKEKVHLVKKQINAYDTVVCDFNKPSTVKSAFVKLGELDILINNAGVWLEGNTLEMQHEKIIENINVNLLSHLLVTRTLLPKLVKSKFAQILNVVSVAGIEIPFDYYHTIYTAAKYGMQGFSEGLEKEFDNKNIRVMGFYPGGMNTKLFKKAGMVYKVNEPWMFDIAEAVEAIDFMLTRSPKINIKRMDLINHLQK, from the coding sequence ATGGAACTAAAGGAAAAAACAATACTTATCACGGGATCCACAGATGGGCTGGGAAAACTGTTGGCACAGCATTTTTCCGATAAAGGGTTAAGGGTAATTATCCACGGAAAAAACAAAGAAAAAGTACACTTAGTTAAAAAACAAATCAATGCATACGATACTGTTGTGTGTGATTTCAACAAACCATCAACGGTAAAAAGTGCTTTTGTGAAATTGGGTGAGTTGGATATTTTAATTAATAACGCCGGTGTATGGTTGGAGGGAAATACACTTGAGATGCAACACGAAAAAATTATTGAAAATATTAATGTAAATTTACTCTCGCATTTACTGGTAACAAGAACACTATTGCCGAAACTTGTTAAGTCAAAATTTGCTCAAATATTAAATGTTGTAAGTGTCGCGGGTATCGAAATACCGTTTGATTATTATCATACGATTTATACTGCGGCGAAATATGGCATGCAGGGCTTTAGTGAAGGCTTGGAAAAAGAATTTGATAATAAAAATATTCGCGTTATGGGTTTTTACCCCGGAGGTATGAATACCAAGTTATTTAAGAAAGCAGGGATGGTTTACAAAGTAAACGAGCCTTGGATGTTTGATATTGCGGAAGCGGTTGAAGCGATTGACTTCATGTTAACCAGATCACCCAAAATAAATATTAAAAGGATGGATTTGATAAATCATTTACAAAAGTAA
- a CDS encoding CYTH domain-containing protein has translation MDIEWEAKFSDINKNEIRSRLAVSGAQLVKPEFLQKRVTFNLPTGHELEGAWVRVRDEGDKFTMSLKIVSGDKIQDQKEIALQIDNFENARTLLTTIGCDEKSYQENKRELWILDGVEITLDEWPYLEPFVEIEGKSEAEVRRISEELGFDWSKAIFGSTHFLTSRKYHIPESNLNNEIPRIVFNEPNPYVKWLEKNKR, from the coding sequence ATGGATATCGAATGGGAAGCGAAATTTTCCGATATAAATAAAAATGAAATACGAAGTCGGTTGGCAGTAAGTGGTGCACAATTGGTTAAACCGGAATTTCTCCAGAAAAGAGTCACCTTTAATTTACCGACAGGACATGAATTGGAAGGTGCTTGGGTTAGGGTGCGTGATGAAGGTGACAAATTCACAATGAGTTTGAAAATCGTTAGTGGTGACAAAATTCAAGACCAAAAAGAGATTGCATTACAAATAGATAATTTTGAAAACGCACGTACTTTGCTAACAACCATCGGTTGCGACGAAAAATCTTATCAGGAAAATAAACGGGAATTGTGGATTCTCGATGGTGTGGAAATTACACTTGACGAATGGCCGTATCTTGAACCGTTTGTTGAAATTGAAGGAAAATCGGAAGCCGAAGTTAGAAGAATTAGTGAAGAATTAGGCTTCGATTGGTCAAAGGCGATATTTGGCTCTACACATTTTCTGACAAGTAGAAAATATCATATTCCGGAGAGTAATTTAAACAACGAAATTCCACGAATAGTATTCAATGAACCAAACCCTTATGTGAAGTGGTTAGAAAAAAATAAAAGATAA
- a CDS encoding SGNH/GDSL hydrolase family protein, whose protein sequence is MNILPNATRILCFGDSNTWGYIPASGKRYPVGVRWTSLLQEKLGNDFEIIEEGLNSRATDIDDPKHIGKNGLTYFRPCLETHHPIDLIILMLGTNDMKERFNRTPERITKGVENLLLSVKEFIEEEETIMPKIVVVSPPLVDEEVEGVKEKYLGAGEKSKHLGSLYEVIAKKYNCEFIDIAKLVSPSKKDGYHLEPEDHKKIADYFYGLILEAEL, encoded by the coding sequence ATGAATATACTACCAAATGCCACAAGAATTTTGTGTTTTGGGGATAGTAACACTTGGGGTTATATTCCAGCTTCAGGGAAAAGGTATCCAGTTGGTGTCAGATGGACAAGTTTACTTCAAGAAAAATTAGGAAATGATTTTGAAATTATTGAAGAAGGCCTTAACAGTAGAGCTACTGATATAGATGACCCAAAGCATATCGGTAAAAACGGCTTAACTTACTTCAGACCTTGTTTGGAAACCCACCACCCGATTGATTTAATAATTCTTATGCTTGGGACAAATGATATGAAGGAAAGATTTAATAGAACTCCCGAGCGAATTACCAAAGGAGTAGAAAACCTCTTGTTGTCAGTAAAAGAATTTATAGAGGAGGAAGAAACCATAATGCCAAAGATTGTTGTTGTTTCACCTCCATTAGTTGATGAGGAAGTTGAAGGAGTAAAAGAAAAATATTTGGGTGCAGGTGAAAAATCAAAGCATTTGGGCTCGCTTTATGAAGTTATTGCGAAAAAATACAACTGTGAATTTATTGATATTGCAAAACTGGTTTCGCCAAGTAAAAAAGACGGTTACCACCTTGAACCCGAAGATCATAAGAAAATTGCTGATTATTTTTACGGTTTAATCTTAGAGGCAGAATTATGA